In a single window of the Nilaparvata lugens isolate BPH chromosome 1, ASM1435652v1, whole genome shotgun sequence genome:
- the LOC111062860 gene encoding uncharacterized protein LOC111062860 isoform X2 — translation MEAGNINIKDFLLAAAGTIGENLRHYDDNSSSNNEEEEEDLGPPVARIPPVDDNIAVGQDIEVGDPGVEDVINLLEEGEGDYTGPNLLNYRSQPIALDIQGIADCPSPEFVANQIRELEVDFLNNIEESLQHNSPLPLCLLCLKNTASRLVVPCGHLSGCAECTLRMIRVPTYLHVQGENEDIIPLRLPIRCALCKCLVGKLIRAFLY, via the exons ATGGAAGCTGGAAATATCAACATCAAAGACTTCCTATTGGCAGCAGCCGGAACAATCGGGGAGAATTTGCGACATTATGATGATAATTCATCATCAAAcaatgaagaagaggaggaggatttGGGCCCACCAGTGGCGCGCATTCCACCAGTTG ATGATAATATAGCGGTGGGGCAAGACATCGAAGTAGGAGATCCAGGAGTGGAGGATGTTATAAACTTACTAGAAGAAg GAGAAGGTGACTACACAGGACCAAATCTTTTGAATTATCGGTCTCAACCAATCGCTCTTGATATCCAGGGGATTGCTGATTGTCCATCTCCCGAGTTTGTAGCGAATCAAATACGGGAGCTGGAGGTTGactttctcaataatattgaagaaagctTACAACACAATTCCCCTCTGCCACTCTGCCTGCTCTGCCTTAAAAACACAGCAAGCAGACTTGTGGTGCCCTGTGGGCATTTGTCAGGTTGTGCAGAATGCACATTAAGGATGATTAGGGTGCCAACATACCTGCACGTGCAGGGTGAAAACGAAGATATCATACCATTACGGCTCCCTATTAGATGCGCACTGTGCAAATGCCTTGTGGGGAAATTAATTAGGGCGTTCctgtattaa